AACACTGCGGTACTTGGATGCTCTTGTCTTGATGAGTGCTCCGTACTCTGGATGTTTTTCGATCTTTTCTTTCCACCGGTAGACAGAAAATAGTCTGAAGATGTTCCCGCAGGCTGCGAGCCTGCTTCGAACGAGCGCTTCCACAATTTTCTTTGCCGTGCGCATATTCGGAAAGGTTGTGTATACTACGATATATTTCTTTTTCATCGGAACCTGTAAAGCAGGAGTATCGTGATGTTGAAATATATGAGCAGTGTAGTTGTGTCAAGAATCGTGGCAATCAATGGCCCAGACATCAGTGCCGGATCCACGCCGAGTTTCTTGAAGATGATCGGAAGTATGCCACCGATCGATGTAGCGATGACGATCGCAATTATCATCGCGATCGCGACCGTGAGGCCGAGTCCTGCGTCACTCTGCATGATCAGAGCACGCAGGGCGGTAATTGTTCCGGCCGTTATTCCCATTAGGATACCAATGAAGAATTCTTTGCGCACTACCCGCCAGATGTCACGCAGCTTTATCTCGCCGGTCGCCAGTCCACGCACTACTACGGTCGCCGCTTGTGTGCCTGCGCTGCCACTTGTGTTCATGAGTATTGGGATGAAGAAACTCAGTGTTACTATACTGGAGAGCAAATATGAGTAGTGTTCGAGCACGGAACCTGAGATGAAACCAGCCAGCGCAAGAATTATGAGCCAGATCACCCGTTTCTGTGCGATGTTGAGCGGGCTTGCCGACAGATACTGGTCGGTTACTTCGGTCGCACCGAATCGGTAGATGTCCTCACTCGTTTCCTCTTTGATGACGTCGATGACATCATCGACGGTAATGACACCCTTTATTCTTCCGAGTTTGTCCAGCACGGCCAGCGCGGCGACGTCGTATTTTGCGAAAACGCGTGCGACATCTTCTTGATCCATGTCGAGGCCGACGTTTGGAAAATGGGAGTCCATTATATTTTGGACTATTGTGCGTGGTGTGGCGGTGAGCAAATCCTTCAGCGGGATGATACCCTGCAGTCTATGGACCTTGTCGACGACATAGATGTTCTGTATGAAATCGATTTCCTTACCGTGGGTTCTCAATTCTCTCAAGGCGTGTGCGATATTTGCATTATCGGGCACGGTGATGTAATCAATGGTCATCAAGCCACCGGCCGTATTTCCCTTATAGGCCAGGAGCTCGCGGGCTCTTTTTTGTTCTTCGGCGTCAAGTAATGGTATTATTTTCTCGACTTCTTCGGTTGGCAGTGCCGCAAATAGGTCGGTACGGTCGTCCGGGGACATTTCGTTAAGAACTTTTATCATCTTCGCTGTCGGCAGATCGGTGAGCAATTCTATCATTTGGTCTTCTCGGAGAAACTCGAAGATGTCCGCAGCGCACTTTGCGTCCAGTATGTTGAATAATTTCAGTCTCTCGTCATGCGTAAATTCGGACCATGTTTCGGCAATATCTGCTGGTTCGAAATAGGACACGATCTTTCTGATCATTCGCTTCTGCCTGGTGGCAAGCAATTCCTTTATTTCAGGGAGAATGACGCGCATGGATGAGTCTATTCCGAGATGCTACGTAAGTCAATAGTAATATTTGATGATTGACACAATATTTGTTATTGCTATAATCTTCAATGAAAGAAATATGGCAGAGTAGGACGTCATTTGTGCTAGCCTCGATAGGCTCAGCGATAGGGTTGGGGAACATATGGCGCTTCCCCTATGTATGCTACGAGTGCGGTGGAGGTGCATTTCTTATTCCTTTTCTTGTTGCACTCCTGACCGCAGGTATACCGCTCATGGTGCTGGAGTACTCGGTCGGGCACAAATTCTCAAAACCCGCTCCTCTTGCGTTGGGAAACCTAAAGAAAGGTTTTGAAATACTGGGTTGGTTTGCACTCCTCGTTGGTTTCGGCATAGCAACCTACTACGCGGTGATAATGGGTTGGGCGTTCAATTATCTCGGATACTCCCTCAATATGGCATGGGGTGATAATACTCAGGGTTTTTTCTTCAACCAATTCCTAAAAATATCGGAATCGCCGATGCAATTGGGTTCTGTACAATGGATGATCGCGCTGGGTCTGATCCTGACCTGGATAGCTATCGTTGCATCGATCTGGAAGGGCGCGAAAACGGTCGGCAAGGTAGTGTACTTCACGGTCATCATACCGTGGATCATCCTGCTGGTGTTCGTTGCGCGGGGACTGACGCTACCCGGCGCGCTCGAGGGTCTGAAGTATTACCTGACGCCGAACTTCAGCGCGCTCCTGAACTATCGCGTCTGGCTGCACGCCTATTCACAGGTTTTCTTTTCTTTAACCATAGGTTTTGGTGTACAGATGACGTATGCGAGTTTTCTGCCACGGGATTCTGATGTTGTGAATAATGCTTTCTTGGTGAGCCTCGCCGATGCCGCCACCGCGTTCGTCGGTGGCTTCGCTGTGTTCTCCACGCTGGGCTACTACGCAAATCAGACCGGTTTGCCGGTCAGTGAGGTCGTGCAATCAGGTCCGCAGCTCGCCTTTGTAACTTATCCCACGATCATCCGGTTGCTGCCTTTTGGTTCTGTTATATTTGGCGTGCTTTTTTTCTTGATGCTTTTAACTCTGGGCATAGATTCTGCATTCTCCCTGGTGGAGGCAGGTGCCGCATCCCTGATCGAGAAATTCAATTTTAAGCGCGTCCACGTGAATATCGGGTTTGCCATCGTGGCCGGGCTCATCGGTTTGATCTACACAACGAGAAGTGGACTCTACTGGCTTGATATCGTAGATTATTTCATGAATAACTTCGGTCTGCTCGTTGTCGGTATCTTGATGTGTATTGCCGTGGGCTGGTTCTACAAACATGAAGAGATACGCGAGTACGCAAATGGCAAATCGGACTTTACGATCGGCAGGTGGTGGGATTTTTCTGTCAAATATCTGACACCAATTGTGGTCGGTGCACTATTCATAACGAACGTTGTTGACCGAGTGAAGGCGGCGTATGGTGGATATTCTCGCATCGCAGAGTTTCTCGGCGGTTGGTTGGTGATCATAGTTTTTGTGGTCGTTGCGGTAATCTTGTTCAAGAAGAAAGGGAGATCGTGATGCCTGTATCTGCATGGATTATGTTCGCGGTTGCCGCCCTGGTCCTTTTTGGCGGCATAATAGTGTGTCTTTTTAAGATCAAGATCAGGAAATAGGCCTACCGTTTGTACTTCTTGATTCCCTCCTGGTAGAGATCACCGCCAAAAGCGTCGTTGGCAACGATAACCGGGAAATTCTCAACCTCGAGCTCACGGATGGCTTCTGGGCCGAGGTCTTCATAGGCGACGATTTTGACCGCTTTGATATTCTTTGAAATCAAGGCGGCGGCACCTCCGGTTGCAGCAAAATAGACTGCCTTATATTCTTGCATCGCATCACGCACCTCTTTGGACCGAACGCCTTTTCCAATCATGCCCTTTAGTCCTTGCGCAAGAAGAGTCGGCGTGTATGGGTCACAACGACCTGATGTTGTCGGGCCTGCCGGCCCGATAATATAACCTGGTTTTGTCGGCGCTGGGCCTGCATAGTAGATGACATTTCCTTTCAAATCGATCGGCAGTTTCTCGCCTTTTTGTGCAAGTTCGAACAATCGTTTATGTGCTGCATCTCGTGCAGTATATATCTTTCCGGTGATAAGTACGCTATCGCCGATTTTCAATTTCAGTATATCCTCGTCACTCAAGGGAGGTTTCATTCTGGTTACGTCAGCCATTTTGTCTCCTTATATTATTGCAGTTTTGTGTCTTGCAACATGGCAGTTAATGTTTACCGCTACGGGGAATGAGGCGATATGGCGGGGATGAGTTTCGATGAATACATCCAGCGCAGTGATTCTGCCCCCTAAACCCATAGGTCCTATGCCAAGCTTGTTTATCCTTTGAAGAAGCTCTGTTTCAACGTCCGCATAGAAGGGGTCAGGATGTCTTTCTCCGATATTTCTCAACAATGCTTTCTTTGCCAGAAAGGCCACATATTCAAACGTACCACCTATGCCCACACCGACAACTATAGGCGGACAAGGATTTGCACTTGAACGCAATACTCGGTCGATTACGAAGTCTTTCACTCCCTCTATGCCGTCGGCTGGTTTTCCCATTCTGACCTCGCTCATATTTTCACTGCCGCCACCCTTTGGTGCAACCGTGATTTTTATCTTATCGCCGGGAACAAGCGTAGTGTGAACGATTGCGGGTGTATTATCACCGGTGTTCTTGCCCTTGATCGGATCCGAGACAATCGATTTCCTTAGGTACCCCTCTGTATACCCCTTACGAACACCTTCATTGATTGCATCAATGATATTACCTTTAACGTAGACCTCAGTGCCCAGGTCCAGAAAGACGACCGCAAACCCACAATCCTGGCATATGGGGATATCTTCTTGTTTGGCGATTTCGGCATTTTGCAGCAATTGATTCAGAATGTCTTTGCCGGTTGCCGATTCTTCCCTTTTCAATCCGTCCTTGAATGCCTTGATGACGTCATCGCCCAAATAATAGTTTGCCTCCATACAGAGACGTGCGACTTTGTCAACGATAGCTTGAAATGGCACTTCCCTCATTTGCTCTCCTTTAAGCCCAATGGGCTCTGACGGTTTCAGTAACCGTCTCAGGGTTACGATATCCGTATCGCATTTCCACACCCCCAACCCTCATACGATCTCTGCACAGCATCATGATTCTATACAATTGATTTTTACTTGGTCGGTGCCAGCACGTAGATCTTGGTTGTAGGGGGAAGATTTTGCTTGCTTACTTCCAATTCGCCTTCTACTTTCTTGATATCTTTGCCTTTTGTGAAATCTTCAACCGGTGCGATTGGGAAGCCGCACTTATCAGTCTTGAAGTGCATGGGTATAACAACCTTTGGTTTTAGAATATCGATGACGGTTTCTGCATTTTTCGCACCAATCGTAAAATACCCGCCAACCGGGATCAACAAAATATCCACTTTGCCTATTTTTGTGGCATCCTCAACAGACAGAGCATGACCAAGGTCACCGAGATGGACTACATTCAGACCATCGATGAGCATGTTGTAGATTGTGTTCACGCCTCTCTCTTTTCCCCCGCTCTCGTCATGATGAACCTGAACGCCTTTGATCTTGATACCCTCAACCTCTTTTTCTCCGGTTCCCCTTACGAATGATGGATCACCTGCTATCGCTGTTTCGTTGTGATCGTCATGTTCATGGGATATCGATACGATATTCGCTTCTTCGGTTATCGGCTCGTATTTTATACCTCCATCAAAACAGCCTGGTTTATACGGATCAGTGATGATCCTGACACCTGCCTCCGATGTGATGAGGAATGCCGCATGACCCAAAAATAATATCTTCATGGTAGGACTCCTTTCACTGGCCGATAGAATATTGCCATCGTTGTTGAACGAATGATTCAATCTATTATAGCATATCCGCGGGCAAAATCAAGACCGTTTTTGCGGTGTTGACTATTAAGGGTATTTTCACTAGAATAATCCATGGCTTTGCTCGGGGATTTGATTGAGAAACTGCAGTGGTTACCTGGTATCGGCAGAAAATCAGCACAGCGTATCGCCTTCTATCTGCAGAAGATGGATACGAAGAGGGTGCAGGAATTGGCCGATGCTATCATAAGGGCACGCACCAGGCTAAAAGAGTGCTCGGTCTGTCATAATCTCAGCGAAAAGAGCCCGTGTGAAATCTGTAATGACAGCGGCCGCGAAAAAGACAAGCTGTGCGTGGTCGAGCAGCCTTCCGATGTTATGGTCATCGAGAAGACGAGCGAATACCGAGGTGTCTATCATGTTATCCATGGAGTCATTTCGCCGATCGATAACATCGGGCCAGAAGATCTGCGCATCGATTC
The sequence above is drawn from the candidate division WOR-3 bacterium genome and encodes:
- a CDS encoding MBL fold metallo-hydrolase; the encoded protein is MKILFLGHAAFLITSEAGVRIITDPYKPGCFDGGIKYEPITEEANIVSISHEHDDHNETAIAGDPSFVRGTGEKEVEGIKIKGVQVHHDESGGKERGVNTIYNMLIDGLNVVHLGDLGHALSVEDATKIGKVDILLIPVGGYFTIGAKNAETVIDILKPKVVIPMHFKTDKCGFPIAPVEDFTKGKDIKKVEGELEVSKQNLPPTTKIYVLAPTK
- a CDS encoding divalent-cation tolerance protein CutA, coding for MKKKYIVVYTTFPNMRTAKKIVEALVRSRLAACGNIFRLFSVYRWKEKIEKHPEYGALIKTRASKYRSVEKYIKDHHPYDVPEIIFWYITRGQQEYLNWIYKVTD
- the mgtE gene encoding magnesium transporter, which codes for MRVILPEIKELLATRQKRMIRKIVSYFEPADIAETWSEFTHDERLKLFNILDAKCAADIFEFLREDQMIELLTDLPTAKMIKVLNEMSPDDRTDLFAALPTEEVEKIIPLLDAEEQKRARELLAYKGNTAGGLMTIDYITVPDNANIAHALRELRTHGKEIDFIQNIYVVDKVHRLQGIIPLKDLLTATPRTIVQNIMDSHFPNVGLDMDQEDVARVFAKYDVAALAVLDKLGRIKGVITVDDVIDVIKEETSEDIYRFGATEVTDQYLSASPLNIAQKRVIWLIILALAGFISGSVLEHYSYLLSSIVTLSFFIPILMNTSGSAGTQAATVVVRGLATGEIKLRDIWRVVRKEFFIGILMGITAGTITALRALIMQSDAGLGLTVAIAMIIAIVIATSIGGILPIIFKKLGVDPALMSGPLIATILDTTTLLIYFNITILLLYRFR
- the recR gene encoding recombination mediator RecR; translated protein: MALLGDLIEKLQWLPGIGRKSAQRIAFYLQKMDTKRVQELADAIIRARTRLKECSVCHNLSEKSPCEICNDSGREKDKLCVVEQPSDVMVIEKTSEYRGVYHVIHGVISPIDNIGPEDLRIDSLIGRLKGDNINEVIIATNPTTEGDVTAIYIAKLIRPLGIKVTRIARGLPMGSDLDLADSTTLSRALEGRSEL
- a CDS encoding fumarate hydratase, whose product is MREVPFQAIVDKVARLCMEANYYLGDDVIKAFKDGLKREESATGKDILNQLLQNAEIAKQEDIPICQDCGFAVVFLDLGTEVYVKGNIIDAINEGVRKGYTEGYLRKSIVSDPIKGKNTGDNTPAIVHTTLVPGDKIKITVAPKGGGSENMSEVRMGKPADGIEGVKDFVIDRVLRSSANPCPPIVVGVGIGGTFEYVAFLAKKALLRNIGERHPDPFYADVETELLQRINKLGIGPMGLGGRITALDVFIETHPRHIASFPVAVNINCHVARHKTAII
- a CDS encoding sodium-dependent transporter, whose translation is MKEIWQSRTSFVLASIGSAIGLGNIWRFPYVCYECGGGAFLIPFLVALLTAGIPLMVLEYSVGHKFSKPAPLALGNLKKGFEILGWFALLVGFGIATYYAVIMGWAFNYLGYSLNMAWGDNTQGFFFNQFLKISESPMQLGSVQWMIALGLILTWIAIVASIWKGAKTVGKVVYFTVIIPWIILLVFVARGLTLPGALEGLKYYLTPNFSALLNYRVWLHAYSQVFFSLTIGFGVQMTYASFLPRDSDVVNNAFLVSLADAATAFVGGFAVFSTLGYYANQTGLPVSEVVQSGPQLAFVTYPTIIRLLPFGSVIFGVLFFLMLLTLGIDSAFSLVEAGAASLIEKFNFKRVHVNIGFAIVAGLIGLIYTTRSGLYWLDIVDYFMNNFGLLVVGILMCIAVGWFYKHEEIREYANGKSDFTIGRWWDFSVKYLTPIVVGALFITNVVDRVKAAYGGYSRIAEFLGGWLVIIVFVVVAVILFKKKGRS
- a CDS encoding Fe-S-containing hydro-lyase, with the translated sequence MADVTRMKPPLSDEDILKLKIGDSVLITGKIYTARDAAHKRLFELAQKGEKLPIDLKGNVIYYAGPAPTKPGYIIGPAGPTTSGRCDPYTPTLLAQGLKGMIGKGVRSKEVRDAMQEYKAVYFAATGGAAALISKNIKAVKIVAYEDLGPEAIRELEVENFPVIVANDAFGGDLYQEGIKKYKR